In one window of Flavobacterium ginsengisoli DNA:
- a CDS encoding TetR/AcrR family transcriptional regulator, giving the protein MSNIELNDKKIQILNVAEKLFSEKGFEGTSIRDISKEAKINIAMVSYYFGSKERLLEALIFYKTVDLKLQLENLLQENLQPLEKVNKLIEIYINRICLNKGIYRVLHFELYNKKEKKAFKLLQN; this is encoded by the coding sequence ATGTCAAACATCGAATTAAACGATAAAAAAATTCAGATTCTAAACGTCGCTGAAAAGCTTTTTTCTGAGAAAGGATTTGAGGGTACATCGATACGGGATATCTCCAAAGAGGCAAAAATTAATATTGCCATGGTGTCGTATTACTTTGGTTCAAAAGAAAGACTTCTGGAAGCTCTAATTTTCTACAAAACGGTTGATTTAAAATTACAACTTGAAAATTTATTGCAGGAAAATCTACAACCGCTTGAAAAAGTCAATAAATTAATCGAAATTTACATTAATAGAATTTGTCTTAACAAGGGGATTTACAGAGTTTTACATTTTGAACTTTACAATAAAAAAGAGAAAAAAGCCTTCAAGCTTTTACAGAATTAA